From the genome of Parazoarcus communis, one region includes:
- the metH gene encoding methionine synthase: MQADRSDEIRQQLAQRILILDGAMGTMIQQYKLGEADYRGTRFLDHPRDLKGNNDLLVLTRPDVVSEIHRAYLDAGADIIETCSFNATKVSQAEYGLADLAYEINVASARLVRELCDEFTAKNPAKPRYCAGVLGPTSRTLSISPDVNDPGYRNISFDALVDDYYDAAKGQMEGGADLLLIETIFDTLNAKAAVFAIEKLFDDLGRRLPVMISGTITDASGRTLSGQTAEAFWNSLAHARPISFGLNCALGAKELRAYVDELSTVCDTFVSAHPNAGLPNPLAPTGYDETPEQLATAVVEWAQSGLVNILGGCCGTTPAHIAAIAQAVAKLPPRVVPEIEKKMRLSGLEPFNVSADSLFVNVGERTNVTGSKAFARMILEGRFDDALAVARQQVENGAQIIDINMDEAMLDSMAAMERFLKLIATEPDISRVPIMLDSSKWDVIEAGLKCIQGKGVVNSISMKEGEESFLRQAKLARRYGAAVIVMAFDEKGQADTYARKIEICERAYKLLTGIGFPPEDIVFDPNIFAIATGIEEHDNYAVDFIQSVAWIKQNLPHAKTSGGVSNVSFSFRGNDPVREAIHTVFLYHAVKAGLTMGIVNAGMLGVYDDLDPALRETVEDVVLNRKPGAGEALVEIAQSVKGQIKDKGPDLAWREWDVEKRLSHALVKGITEFVVADTEEVRAKLEAAGKPPLAVIEGPLMAGMDVVGDLFGAGKMFLPQVVKSARVMKQAVAHLIPYIEAEKLRTGSTSKGRIVIATVKGDVHDIGKNIVGVVLGCNGYEVIDLGVMVPTEKILNAAREHGAQAIGLSGLITPSLEEMSHVAAEMQRQGFDVPLLIGGATTSRAHTAIKIAPHYKQPVVYVPDASRAVGVVTALLSEGGAAEFKSQLAADYDKLRAQHANKKGVQLVSLEAARANAFNPLADAAYVPAEPNTLGVVALDVDLAELRDYIDWAPFFQTWDLAGSFPKILDDEIVGETAREVFADGQAMLEDIIAGQWVQARAVFGLFPANSVGDDIELYADESRDAAMMTWFGLRQQHERPAGKPHWCLADFVAPKASGVRDWCGAFAVTAGLGIEHKLAEFEAAHDDYRAIMLKSLADRLAEATAEWLHERVRKEYWGYAPDEALDNTALVKEQYRGIRPAPGYPACPDHTVKAAVFQLLDVPANTGMGLTESMAMTPAAAVSGFYFAHPESHYFAISKIGSDQVADWAKRTGMSLTEAERWLAPLL, encoded by the coding sequence GCCAGCAACTCGCCCAACGCATCCTGATTCTGGATGGCGCCATGGGCACCATGATCCAGCAATACAAGCTGGGCGAGGCGGATTACCGCGGCACGCGCTTCCTCGACCATCCGCGCGACCTCAAGGGCAACAACGACCTGCTGGTGCTCACCCGCCCGGACGTGGTCAGCGAAATCCACCGCGCCTATCTCGATGCCGGCGCCGACATCATCGAGACCTGCTCCTTCAACGCCACCAAGGTGTCGCAGGCGGAATACGGCCTTGCCGACCTGGCCTACGAGATCAACGTCGCCAGCGCCCGCCTGGTGCGCGAACTGTGCGATGAATTTACCGCGAAGAACCCGGCCAAGCCGCGTTACTGTGCCGGCGTGCTGGGGCCGACCTCGCGCACGCTGTCAATCTCGCCCGACGTCAACGACCCCGGCTACCGCAACATCAGCTTCGACGCGCTGGTCGACGACTACTACGACGCGGCCAAAGGGCAGATGGAAGGCGGCGCCGACCTGCTGCTGATCGAGACCATCTTCGACACGCTCAACGCCAAGGCCGCGGTCTTCGCCATCGAAAAACTGTTCGACGACCTCGGCCGCCGTCTGCCGGTGATGATCTCCGGCACCATTACCGACGCCTCCGGCCGCACCCTGTCGGGCCAGACCGCCGAGGCTTTCTGGAACTCGCTCGCCCATGCGCGGCCGATTTCCTTCGGGCTGAACTGTGCGCTCGGCGCCAAGGAGTTGCGCGCCTACGTCGATGAGCTGTCCACGGTGTGCGACACCTTCGTCTCCGCCCACCCCAACGCCGGCCTGCCCAACCCGCTCGCGCCCACCGGTTACGACGAAACCCCCGAGCAGCTCGCCACCGCGGTGGTCGAGTGGGCACAGTCGGGGCTGGTGAACATCCTCGGCGGCTGCTGCGGCACCACGCCTGCGCACATCGCTGCCATTGCGCAGGCCGTGGCCAAGCTGCCGCCGCGCGTCGTGCCCGAAATCGAGAAGAAGATGCGGCTGTCGGGCCTCGAGCCCTTCAACGTCAGCGCCGACAGCCTGTTCGTGAACGTCGGCGAGCGCACCAACGTGACTGGCTCCAAGGCCTTCGCCCGCATGATCCTCGAAGGCCGCTTCGACGACGCGCTCGCGGTTGCACGCCAGCAGGTGGAGAACGGCGCCCAGATCATCGACATCAACATGGACGAAGCCATGCTCGATTCGATGGCCGCCATGGAGCGCTTCCTCAAGCTCATCGCCACCGAGCCGGACATCTCGCGCGTGCCCATCATGCTCGACTCGTCCAAGTGGGACGTGATCGAAGCTGGCCTGAAGTGCATCCAGGGCAAGGGCGTGGTCAACTCCATCTCGATGAAGGAGGGCGAGGAGAGCTTCCTGCGCCAGGCCAAGCTGGCGCGCCGTTACGGCGCCGCCGTGATCGTGATGGCCTTCGACGAGAAGGGCCAGGCCGACACCTACGCGCGCAAGATCGAGATCTGCGAACGCGCCTACAAGCTGCTCACGGGCATCGGCTTCCCGCCGGAAGACATCGTCTTCGACCCCAACATCTTCGCCATCGCCACCGGTATCGAAGAGCACGACAACTACGCGGTCGACTTCATCCAGAGCGTGGCCTGGATCAAGCAGAACCTGCCGCACGCCAAGACCTCGGGCGGCGTCTCCAACGTGTCCTTCTCCTTCCGCGGCAACGACCCGGTGCGGGAGGCCATTCACACTGTCTTCCTTTACCACGCGGTCAAAGCCGGTCTGACGATGGGCATCGTCAATGCCGGCATGCTCGGTGTGTACGACGATCTCGACCCCGCCCTGCGCGAAACGGTCGAGGACGTTGTGCTCAACCGCAAGCCCGGTGCCGGCGAGGCGCTGGTCGAGATCGCGCAGTCGGTCAAAGGTCAGATCAAGGACAAGGGGCCGGATCTCGCCTGGCGCGAGTGGGATGTCGAAAAGCGCCTGTCGCACGCGCTGGTCAAGGGCATCACCGAATTCGTCGTGGCCGACACTGAAGAAGTGCGCGCCAAGCTCGAAGCCGCCGGCAAGCCGCCGCTGGCCGTGATCGAAGGCCCGCTGATGGCCGGCATGGACGTGGTTGGCGACCTCTTCGGCGCGGGCAAGATGTTCCTGCCGCAGGTGGTGAAATCCGCCCGCGTCATGAAGCAGGCCGTCGCCCACCTCATCCCCTACATCGAAGCGGAAAAGCTGCGCACCGGCTCCACAAGCAAGGGCCGTATCGTCATCGCCACGGTGAAGGGCGATGTGCACGACATCGGCAAGAACATCGTCGGCGTGGTGCTCGGCTGCAATGGCTATGAAGTAATCGACCTCGGCGTCATGGTGCCGACCGAGAAGATCCTCAACGCCGCGCGCGAACACGGCGCGCAGGCCATCGGCCTGTCCGGCCTCATCACCCCGTCGCTGGAAGAGATGAGCCACGTCGCTGCCGAAATGCAGCGTCAAGGCTTCGACGTGCCGCTGCTCATCGGTGGCGCCACCACCAGCCGCGCCCACACTGCCATCAAGATTGCGCCGCACTATAAGCAGCCGGTGGTCTATGTGCCCGACGCCTCGCGCGCGGTCGGCGTGGTCACCGCGCTGCTGTCCGAAGGCGGTGCGGCCGAATTCAAGTCTCAGCTCGCCGCCGACTACGACAAGCTGCGCGCCCAGCACGCCAACAAGAAGGGTGTGCAACTGGTCAGCCTCGAGGCAGCGCGCGCCAACGCCTTCAACCCGCTGGCCGACGCCGCCTATGTGCCGGCCGAGCCCAACACGCTGGGCGTGGTGGCGCTCGACGTCGATCTGGCCGAACTGCGCGACTACATCGACTGGGCGCCCTTCTTCCAGACCTGGGATCTGGCGGGCAGCTTCCCGAAGATTCTCGATGACGAGATCGTGGGCGAAACCGCGCGCGAAGTGTTTGCCGACGGCCAGGCCATGCTGGAAGACATCATCGCCGGGCAGTGGGTGCAGGCGCGGGCCGTGTTCGGCCTTTTCCCCGCCAACAGCGTGGGCGACGACATCGAACTCTATGCCGACGAATCCCGCGACGCAGCAATGATGACCTGGTTCGGCCTGCGCCAGCAGCACGAACGTCCCGCCGGCAAGCCGCACTGGTGTCTGGCCGACTTTGTCGCCCCCAAGGCCAGCGGCGTGCGCGACTGGTGCGGCGCCTTCGCGGTCACGGCCGGTCTGGGGATCGAGCACAAGCTAGCCGAATTCGAGGCCGCCCACGACGACTACCGCGCCATCATGCTCAAGAGCCTGGCCGACCGTCTCGCCGAGGCCACTGCCGAATGGCTGCACGAACGTGTGCGCAAGGAATACTGGGGCTACGCCCCGGACGAAGCGCTGGACAACACCGCGCTCGTCAAGGAGCAATACCGCGGCATCCGCCCCGCGCCCGGCTACCCCGCGTGTCCGGATCACACCGTCAAGGCGGCCGTGTTCCAGCTGCTCGACGTGCCTGCCAACACCGGCATGGGGCTCACCGAGTCCATGGCCATGACCCCCGCGGCAGCCGTATCCGGCTTCTACTTCGCCCACCCCGAAAGCCACTACTTCGCGATCAGCAAGATCGGCTCCGACCAGGTCGCCGACTGGGCAAAGCGCACCGGCATGAGCCTGACGGAAGCGGAGCGCTGGCTGGCGCCGCTGCTTTGA
- a CDS encoding integron integrase: MNSYKQPGKPRSSRSEAPAPPLQAVRLLDQVRESIRYKHYSYRTEQQYVYWVRFFVRFHGLRHPREMGAPEVERFLSWLAVERKVAVSTHKQALSALIFLYRQVLNVDLPWLAEFERPKTPVRLPTVLSREEMSLVLSAMEGPIADLARLVYGTGMRLMEALRLRVKDVDFQRRMIVVREGKGNKDRGVMLPDRCSAALHEQLRRAHLLWAQDRADGIPGVEMSESLARKYPHAAESCPWFWVWPSPTLSVDPRSGLRRRHHLYEERLQLALRKAVSLAGIARHVSVHTLRHSFATHLLEGGYDIRTVQELLGHADVSTTMIYTHVLNKGGRGVTSPLDQL; encoded by the coding sequence ATGAACAGCTATAAACAACCAGGAAAACCCCGCTCCAGTCGAAGCGAGGCACCGGCTCCACCGCTACAGGCAGTTCGCTTGCTTGATCAGGTTCGCGAAAGCATTCGGTATAAGCATTACAGCTATCGAACCGAACAGCAATATGTTTATTGGGTTCGTTTTTTTGTTCGCTTTCACGGTCTGCGCCACCCGCGCGAGATGGGAGCGCCTGAGGTGGAGCGCTTCCTGAGTTGGCTGGCGGTAGAGCGCAAGGTTGCGGTTTCGACGCACAAGCAGGCTTTATCTGCACTGATCTTCCTCTACCGTCAGGTACTGAACGTCGATCTGCCCTGGCTTGCCGAGTTCGAACGACCCAAGACACCAGTGCGCCTGCCTACTGTTTTGTCGCGCGAGGAGATGAGTCTGGTGCTGTCGGCGATGGAAGGGCCAATCGCCGACCTTGCCCGCTTGGTGTACGGCACCGGAATGCGTTTAATGGAGGCGCTTCGCCTGCGGGTAAAGGATGTCGACTTCCAACGCAGGATGATCGTCGTGCGTGAAGGGAAGGGAAACAAGGATCGGGGGGTGATGCTGCCCGACCGCTGCAGTGCGGCCTTGCACGAACAGTTGCGCAGAGCGCATCTGCTATGGGCTCAGGATCGAGCGGACGGCATACCGGGTGTGGAGATGTCCGAATCACTGGCGAGGAAGTACCCGCACGCGGCAGAATCCTGCCCGTGGTTCTGGGTGTGGCCATCGCCGACGCTATCGGTCGATCCGCGCTCGGGGCTTCGCAGGCGGCACCATCTTTACGAAGAGCGGCTGCAACTCGCTTTGCGCAAAGCGGTGAGTTTGGCCGGCATTGCCCGCCACGTGAGCGTGCACACCCTGAGGCACTCATTTGCCACACACTTGCTCGAAGGCGGCTACGACATTCGAACGGTGCAGGAACTGCTCGGCCACGCCGATGTTTCGACCACGATGATCTACACCCATGTGCTGAACAAGGGCGGCCGTGGGGTGACGAGTCCGCTGGACCAACTCTGA
- a CDS encoding TIR domain-containing protein, translating into MPTSKSVPKKKVPVKGPSAVPVLPEKRTYLKQSDVPGASLDDALRIPRAIVDHYAGKATAPLYVAKALNIDPKGRQLKLLSGASSAFGLIEGGAQAANISITELARRVLRPKAEGVDLAAKREAVLLPRVFGEFLRNYDGHAFPREDIALNVLEDLGVPRDKAQEVLERIDSSARMVGFIESINGKSYVSLSGNGAIESAPADEAEVEDEPELPPAQQPSRERKPEPLRPTSIEQPPAVAATLSRSSAMASAIAEDERRRKVFITHGKSRELVDPIKRLLEFGELVPVVSVERQSVSKPVPEKVMDDMRACGAAIIHVDADRTVTDQDGTEHVLLNPNVLIEIGAAMAFYGRRFILLVRDGVKLPSNLQGLYEVRYTNDTLDAHATIRLLEAIKDIKNYSLPTEQSASEG; encoded by the coding sequence ATGCCTACCTCCAAGTCGGTTCCGAAGAAGAAAGTGCCCGTCAAGGGGCCCAGCGCGGTTCCTGTGCTTCCGGAGAAGCGTACCTATCTGAAGCAGTCGGATGTCCCGGGTGCCTCACTTGACGACGCGCTAAGAATTCCTCGAGCGATCGTCGACCACTATGCGGGCAAGGCCACAGCGCCACTTTATGTAGCAAAGGCGCTAAACATCGATCCGAAGGGGCGCCAGTTAAAGCTGCTCTCGGGGGCATCAAGCGCATTCGGACTCATCGAAGGTGGCGCACAAGCGGCGAATATCTCTATCACTGAGCTAGCTCGGCGCGTTCTCCGACCCAAGGCGGAAGGTGTTGACCTTGCCGCCAAGAGAGAGGCGGTCCTCTTACCACGTGTATTTGGTGAGTTTCTTCGCAACTACGATGGGCACGCATTTCCCCGCGAAGACATCGCCTTGAACGTCCTGGAGGACCTCGGCGTCCCTCGCGACAAGGCACAGGAGGTGCTGGAGCGCATAGACAGTAGCGCGCGTATGGTCGGCTTCATTGAATCGATCAACGGAAAGTCATACGTCAGTTTGAGCGGCAACGGAGCGATCGAATCTGCACCTGCGGACGAGGCGGAAGTTGAAGACGAACCTGAGTTGCCTCCGGCCCAGCAGCCATCTCGCGAACGCAAGCCCGAACCGCTCCGGCCGACATCGATCGAACAACCGCCCGCGGTTGCGGCGACGCTGTCGCGATCAAGCGCCATGGCTTCGGCAATTGCGGAAGATGAGCGGCGCCGCAAGGTGTTCATCACTCATGGTAAGAGCCGCGAACTCGTGGATCCAATCAAACGTCTCCTGGAGTTCGGAGAGTTGGTCCCGGTCGTATCTGTAGAGCGCCAGTCAGTCTCTAAGCCCGTTCCAGAGAAAGTCATGGACGACATGCGCGCCTGTGGCGCCGCAATCATCCACGTCGACGCGGATCGCACCGTAACCGATCAAGACGGGACTGAGCACGTGCTTTTGAATCCCAACGTGCTAATCGAGATCGGTGCAGCAATGGCGTTCTACGGGCGTCGGTTCATCCTACTGGTTCGAGATGGAGTCAAGCTTCCGTCTAACCTTCAAGGTCTATACGAGGTTCGATACACCAACGACACGCTGGATGCGCACGCGACGATTCGACTGCTTGAAGCTATAAAGGACATCAAGAACTATTCCCTTCCCACGGAACAGAGCGCCAGTGAGGGCTAA
- a CDS encoding ankyrin repeat domain-containing protein, with the protein MFEKFRKMNIAHRKTDEALYSMVAQEMDSGVRNNGLWLKALEKAGGNKEKQLAEYIKLRIQSLKDDVSILSELSEAAKQISHNLDIEEFVTLLGNGSPLENIKAYLSGLNTQEISDFINQPDACEDYPIHISVKKNRADIARWLLSAGANPNLKNYWGSTALEIAEKREGHEAIAVLKQYST; encoded by the coding sequence ATGTTTGAAAAATTCAGGAAAATGAACATTGCTCATCGCAAAACTGATGAAGCTTTGTATTCCATGGTCGCTCAAGAGATGGATAGCGGCGTAAGGAACAATGGGCTATGGCTCAAAGCATTAGAGAAGGCAGGTGGAAATAAAGAAAAGCAGCTCGCCGAGTACATAAAGCTTAGGATCCAGTCGTTAAAGGATGACGTGAGTATCCTTTCTGAGTTGTCTGAGGCAGCAAAGCAAATTTCACATAACCTTGATATTGAAGAATTCGTTACGCTTTTGGGTAATGGCTCCCCACTTGAAAATATTAAAGCATATTTATCCGGATTGAATACACAAGAAATATCGGATTTCATCAATCAACCAGATGCCTGCGAGGATTATCCAATTCATATTTCTGTAAAGAAAAATCGGGCAGATATAGCAAGGTGGCTGCTGAGTGCAGGAGCAAATCCTAATCTGAAGAATTACTGGGGCAGCACGGCATTAGAAATTGCCGAAAAGAGAGAAGGTCACGAGGCTATTGCCGTGCTCAAGCAATATTCAACATAA
- a CDS encoding HNH endonuclease, with amino-acid sequence MSSLSEVPEHQNHEREAVLFAAAARALGAYGYSLLEFDVGGKKARRRYVNCVSPNGETCSIWIKSATHWPQMAEAVRFPWKKLAVSPDGVGAVTVACEAAAERGATHLLAIAGDENSGVLSVARLYTLPDVPPLVATQSAAINSVFYRAHSAALVLQAIAPEFAEAVAAANAAGIDILSRPRLGSTAIVEKTVTRVRSGNVYRRDPKVRAKVLQIAGGRCECCGDLGFLTEAGERYLETHHVVGVSERGPDSSGNIVAVCPLCHRKAHYAADRIQIERKMLEAIRRRGRSN; translated from the coding sequence ATGTCCTCCCTTTCCGAAGTCCCCGAGCATCAAAACCACGAACGCGAAGCCGTCTTGTTTGCTGCGGCGGCTCGTGCTCTTGGGGCGTATGGCTATTCGTTGCTTGAGTTTGATGTCGGTGGAAAGAAAGCGCGCCGACGCTATGTGAATTGCGTTTCACCAAACGGTGAAACGTGCTCCATCTGGATCAAGAGCGCCACGCACTGGCCCCAAATGGCCGAAGCTGTTCGGTTCCCCTGGAAAAAACTCGCCGTTTCTCCTGATGGGGTGGGCGCTGTTACTGTGGCTTGTGAAGCCGCTGCGGAGCGCGGCGCTACACATCTCCTAGCAATCGCAGGTGACGAAAATTCTGGTGTGCTATCTGTCGCCCGTCTCTATACGTTGCCAGATGTACCGCCGCTCGTCGCAACTCAGTCAGCGGCCATCAATAGCGTGTTCTATCGCGCACACAGTGCAGCGCTGGTACTGCAAGCTATTGCCCCGGAATTCGCAGAAGCAGTTGCCGCAGCTAACGCTGCCGGCATCGATATTCTTTCCCGACCTCGGCTGGGCTCCACTGCCATCGTAGAAAAGACTGTCACTCGCGTTCGCTCTGGCAATGTGTATCGACGTGACCCAAAGGTTCGCGCAAAGGTTCTCCAAATCGCTGGCGGCCGCTGCGAATGCTGCGGCGACCTTGGGTTTCTAACTGAAGCCGGCGAAAGGTATCTCGAAACGCATCACGTTGTCGGCGTATCCGAACGTGGCCCTGATTCGAGCGGCAATATCGTTGCTGTGTGCCCTCTGTGTCATCGCAAGGCGCACTACGCCGCCGACCGTATACAGATCGAACGCAAAATGTTGGAAGCAATTCGTCGGCGGGGGCGATCCAATTGA
- a CDS encoding DUF1428 domain-containing protein: MSYFDCYLAPVPKENRFAYEELARISERVALECGAIRVVECWLDECGPDVTTYHAREARLESKQYGSFAQVAGALKGETVVMSFVEWPDKQTRDIGMEKLVSDPRMQFECQPPAFDGKRLIAAGFIPML; the protein is encoded by the coding sequence TTGAGCTACTTTGATTGTTACCTCGCTCCGGTTCCGAAAGAAAATCGTTTCGCCTATGAGGAACTTGCCCGCATCTCGGAGCGCGTTGCGCTGGAGTGTGGGGCGATTCGTGTCGTCGAGTGCTGGTTGGACGAATGCGGCCCCGACGTAACCACCTACCACGCCCGAGAAGCAAGGCTTGAATCAAAACAATACGGTTCGTTTGCTCAGGTCGCAGGTGCTCTTAAGGGCGAGACAGTCGTCATGTCATTCGTCGAGTGGCCAGACAAACAAACCCGAGACATCGGCATGGAGAAACTCGTAAGTGATCCAAGAATGCAATTCGAATGTCAGCCGCCAGCATTTGACGGAAAGCGCCTCATTGCAGCTGGCTTCATTCCAATGCTGTAA
- a CDS encoding NAD(P)-dependent alcohol dehydrogenase, whose translation MKAVVYERYGPPEVLEFKEVEKPAPKNNEVLIKIHATTVTSADWRVRSLNVPAGFGLITRLVFGVSKPRQPILGSELAGIVESVGKDVRNFKIGDEVFAFSDAAMGCHAEYKCMPEDGAVVLKPPSLSYDEAAALSFGGTTALDFLRRGELQSGEKILVNGASGGVGTAVVQLARHFGAEVTGVCSTANMALVRSLGASHVIDYTKEDFTKNGETYDVIVDTVGTAPFSRSKASLKEGGRLLLVLAGLPEMLRAPWVSMTSSKKVIAGPVSVRTEDLRFLARLAQAGEFKPVIDRRYPFEQIAEAHRYVDTGRKKGNVVITVAHRMNREDAFEA comes from the coding sequence ATGAAAGCAGTCGTGTATGAGCGATATGGGCCACCCGAGGTTCTTGAATTCAAGGAAGTCGAAAAGCCCGCGCCCAAGAACAACGAAGTCCTGATAAAGATTCATGCGACCACGGTCACATCAGCCGACTGGAGGGTGCGAAGCCTCAATGTGCCTGCCGGCTTCGGGCTCATCACGCGTTTGGTGTTTGGTGTGTCGAAACCCAGACAGCCCATACTTGGGTCGGAGTTGGCCGGGATCGTTGAGTCGGTCGGCAAGGACGTCAGGAATTTCAAGATCGGCGACGAGGTGTTTGCGTTCAGCGATGCCGCCATGGGGTGTCATGCCGAGTACAAATGCATGCCGGAAGACGGCGCTGTGGTACTCAAGCCGCCCAGCTTGTCCTACGACGAAGCCGCCGCGCTTTCTTTTGGCGGAACGACGGCGTTGGATTTCTTGCGCAGAGGCGAACTTCAAAGCGGGGAAAAAATACTGGTCAATGGTGCTTCCGGAGGTGTGGGCACCGCTGTGGTACAACTTGCCAGGCACTTCGGCGCAGAGGTGACCGGGGTGTGCAGCACCGCGAACATGGCGTTGGTCAGATCGCTGGGCGCCAGCCATGTTATTGACTACACCAAGGAGGATTTCACGAAGAATGGTGAGACCTATGATGTCATTGTCGATACCGTCGGCACGGCGCCATTCTCCCGCAGCAAGGCTTCGTTGAAAGAAGGAGGACGCCTTCTCTTGGTATTGGCTGGGCTGCCCGAAATGCTTCGAGCTCCATGGGTGTCGATGACGAGCAGCAAGAAGGTCATTGCCGGCCCAGTCTCTGTGCGTACGGAAGATTTGCGTTTTCTCGCGAGGTTGGCTCAGGCGGGAGAATTCAAACCGGTTATTGATCGGCGCTATCCTTTCGAGCAGATAGCCGAGGCCCACCGCTACGTGGACACCGGACGCAAGAAGGGAAATGTCGTCATCACGGTGGCGCATCGCATGAATCGCGAGGACGCGTTTGAGGCGTAG
- a CDS encoding anaerobic C4-dicarboxylate transporter: MDILLQVAVILVCLFYGARKGGVALGLLGGLGVVIMTYVFKLAPGKPPVDVMLTIIAVVAASATLQASGGLDVMLKGAEKLLRRNPKYISILAPFTTCFLTILCGTGHVVYTMLPIIYDIAIKNNIRPERPMAASSVSAQMGILASPVSVAVVALVAFLAKVPVDGHVIDFVQVLSITIPSTLFGVFVIGIFSWFRGKELADDKDFQALIADPARRESVYGSSATLMGKTLSKDQWVAMWIFLGAIAIVALLGAVPALRPEFGGKPMSMVLTIQMFMLLAGSLMIMLTKTDPATIGKTEVFRAGMIAVVAVFGIAWMADTVFAAHLDALKTSLGELVKTQPWSYAIVLLLVSKLVNSQAAAISAMVPVGLAIGLPPGYIVAFAAASYGYYILPTYPSDLAAIQFDRSGTTRIGKYVINHSFIIPGLLGVGTSCLSGYILAGAAGLI, encoded by the coding sequence ATGGATATCTTGTTGCAGGTAGCGGTCATTCTGGTCTGCCTTTTCTATGGCGCCCGCAAAGGTGGGGTCGCACTGGGCCTGCTTGGCGGTCTGGGCGTCGTCATCATGACCTACGTGTTCAAGCTGGCGCCGGGCAAACCGCCGGTGGACGTCATGCTGACCATCATTGCTGTAGTCGCAGCCTCCGCCACGCTGCAGGCATCCGGTGGTCTCGACGTGATGCTCAAGGGCGCCGAAAAGCTGCTGCGCCGCAATCCCAAGTACATCTCGATACTGGCGCCATTCACCACCTGCTTTCTGACCATCCTGTGTGGCACGGGCCACGTGGTCTACACCATGCTGCCCATCATCTACGACATCGCCATCAAGAACAACATACGCCCTGAGCGCCCCATGGCCGCATCGTCGGTGTCGGCCCAGATGGGGATTCTTGCAAGCCCGGTCTCAGTGGCGGTGGTGGCGCTGGTCGCCTTTCTGGCCAAGGTACCGGTGGACGGCCACGTGATCGACTTCGTCCAGGTGCTCTCGATCACCATTCCGTCGACGCTGTTCGGTGTGTTCGTGATCGGCATTTTCAGCTGGTTCCGTGGCAAGGAACTCGCCGACGACAAGGATTTCCAGGCCCTGATTGCCGACCCAGCAAGGCGTGAAAGCGTTTACGGAAGCAGCGCCACGCTGATGGGCAAGACGCTCAGCAAAGATCAATGGGTGGCGATGTGGATATTCTTGGGCGCGATCGCCATCGTGGCCCTTCTCGGCGCGGTTCCCGCCTTGCGCCCGGAGTTTGGCGGCAAGCCCATGTCAATGGTACTGACGATCCAGATGTTCATGCTGCTGGCGGGCTCGCTGATGATCATGCTCACAAAGACCGACCCTGCCACCATCGGCAAGACCGAGGTTTTTCGCGCCGGCATGATCGCCGTGGTCGCCGTATTCGGTATCGCCTGGATGGCCGACACCGTGTTCGCCGCCCACCTGGATGCCCTCAAAACCTCGCTGGGTGAGCTGGTCAAGACGCAACCCTGGTCTTACGCAATCGTCCTGCTGCTGGTCTCCAAGCTGGTGAACTCGCAAGCGGCTGCCATTTCTGCCATGGTCCCCGTCGGTCTGGCCATCGGCCTGCCCCCCGGCTATATCGTTGCCTTTGCCGCTGCGTCCTATGGCTACTACATTTTGCCCACCTACCCCAGCGATCTTGCCGCCATCCAGTTTGACCGCTCCGGCACGACGCGCATCGGCAAATATGTCATCAACCACAGCTTCATCATTCCCGGCCTGCTCGGCGTGGGCACCTCCTGCCTGAGCGGATATATTCTTGCCGGCGCGGCAGGACTGATCTGA